The Chryseobacterium indicum genome includes a window with the following:
- a CDS encoding SusC/RagA family TonB-linked outer membrane protein — protein sequence MSFIENIYFSVKNIKFLIVRIKLNYMKQRDLKYSCLIAVLYFGMNVNAQTTPKDTVPKEQKIEEVVMIGYGSAKKVDLTSAISTVKASEIVKTPAGQAAQSLQGKVAGVQISSFGSPGEAPKVTIRGIKSLQGDNQPLYVVDGLFVDNIDFLNSNDIQDFTVLKDASASAIYGVRASNGVIVITTKGGSYNKKAKLTYDTYYGVQKASNVLKMANAEQFVNFALESGSASEIASVNQAIQRFGRSRINPNLPDVNTDWYKETLRLANIQNHSLSVDGGSDKVAYSLGGSFFTQDGILKMKNSYERFNIRAKIDAKANNWLTVGGVINYSRSEKYDDESSAWSQIYYAVPILPVYDYSYANAYPAPYASAKDLGYRDHQNPFATLDNADRLGVRKRITFNAYAEATLVPKELMFKSALSYNNQNDDERIMTLPYRVSDSFQRKLTESSIERNSISYENYIWDNTLTWNKSFGKHGITAMAGTSYADDSYRRLRTKGYFYDGSPFNRFDESTWYMNNTNPDSREVYDSDKSDVTLQPYRFYRTSYFGRISYKFDDKYIVYGTIRNEGSNKFPNQKKINLPAFGASWVVSKESFMSNISWIDLLKFRGGWGRLANDAVNANRASTPTATTGIFNDQLYAGYFFSTFKDNVKREFTEETNIGLSSEFLKRRLTLEADYFIKDTKNLVIPVLPIVGTEVSYANVGSLRNKGFEIALGWKDRIGENWGYNINGNFSHIKNQITDLYGQAFINRGEPEFQQRLSVGQPIDAFYGWQITGVYQNAAEIAADPTTIGQNIKPGYFKFKDINGDGKIDSDDRTYLGSPVPTYYFGANFAVNYKNWDLSVAIYGQGGNKILARNRGEVIKTPGRNIDAEIAINRWHGEGTTNEFPSSEGYRQLWNQKMSDFWLEDGDFVRIQNIQLGYTLKMEKLPEMRFTFTADRPFLWSKSKNLMNPEVGSNGVDTTTYPTPSVFTFGYSIKF from the coding sequence ATGTCTTTTATTGAGAATATATATTTTTCGGTAAAAAACATCAAGTTTTTGATTGTACGAATAAAATTAAACTATATGAAACAACGTGATTTAAAGTATTCATGTCTCATTGCAGTTTTATACTTCGGTATGAATGTCAATGCGCAAACTACCCCAAAAGACACTGTTCCGAAGGAGCAGAAGATTGAGGAAGTTGTGATGATTGGATATGGATCTGCTAAGAAAGTGGATTTAACAAGTGCTATTTCTACTGTTAAAGCATCAGAAATAGTTAAAACTCCGGCAGGTCAAGCTGCTCAATCCTTGCAGGGCAAAGTGGCTGGAGTACAGATAAGTAGTTTCGGATCTCCAGGTGAAGCTCCTAAAGTTACAATCAGAGGTATTAAATCTCTGCAGGGCGACAATCAGCCATTATACGTTGTAGATGGTCTCTTTGTAGACAATATTGATTTTCTTAATTCTAATGATATTCAGGATTTTACCGTGCTTAAAGACGCTTCTGCCTCTGCTATCTACGGAGTAAGAGCTTCAAACGGAGTTATTGTTATAACAACTAAAGGGGGCAGCTACAATAAAAAGGCGAAATTAACCTATGATACATATTATGGGGTACAGAAAGCAAGTAATGTGCTTAAGATGGCGAATGCTGAACAATTTGTTAATTTTGCACTAGAATCTGGCTCAGCATCGGAAATAGCAAGTGTAAATCAGGCTATTCAGCGTTTTGGTAGGAGTAGAATTAATCCTAATTTACCAGATGTAAATACAGATTGGTATAAAGAAACACTTAGACTGGCAAATATTCAAAATCATAGCTTGTCAGTAGATGGAGGTTCTGATAAAGTTGCTTATTCATTAGGCGGAAGTTTTTTTACGCAGGATGGTATTCTTAAAATGAAAAACAGTTATGAGAGATTTAACATTAGAGCAAAGATCGATGCAAAAGCTAATAATTGGCTGACAGTAGGAGGAGTTATCAATTATTCTAGAAGTGAGAAGTATGATGACGAATCTTCAGCATGGTCACAAATTTATTATGCAGTTCCTATTTTGCCGGTGTATGATTATTCTTATGCAAATGCTTATCCTGCGCCTTATGCAAGTGCAAAAGATTTAGGGTATAGAGATCATCAAAATCCATTTGCGACTTTAGATAATGCCGATAGATTAGGAGTTCGAAAAAGAATTACATTTAATGCTTATGCAGAAGCAACTTTAGTTCCGAAAGAATTAATGTTTAAGTCAGCATTGTCATACAATAATCAAAATGATGATGAGCGTATCATGACACTTCCATACAGAGTGAGTGATTCTTTTCAAAGAAAACTAACAGAATCTTCAATTGAGAGAAATTCTATTTCTTATGAAAATTATATTTGGGATAATACTTTAACCTGGAATAAATCTTTTGGAAAACATGGTATTACAGCAATGGCAGGTACTTCGTATGCTGATGATAGCTATAGAAGATTGAGAACAAAAGGATACTTCTATGATGGTAGCCCTTTTAATAGATTTGATGAGTCTACATGGTATATGAACAATACTAATCCGGATTCTAGGGAAGTATATGATTCAGATAAAAGCGATGTAACGTTACAGCCATACCGATTCTATAGAACCTCCTATTTTGGAAGGATTTCATATAAATTTGATGATAAATATATTGTTTACGGAACAATCAGAAATGAAGGATCTAATAAATTTCCAAATCAAAAGAAAATAAATTTACCCGCTTTTGGAGCCAGCTGGGTAGTTTCTAAAGAATCTTTTATGAGTAATATATCTTGGATTGATCTTTTGAAGTTTAGAGGTGGCTGGGGAAGATTAGCAAATGACGCTGTAAATGCTAACAGAGCTTCAACTCCTACAGCAACTACAGGAATTTTTAATGATCAACTGTATGCAGGTTATTTTTTCAGTACATTTAAAGATAATGTAAAGAGAGAATTTACGGAAGAAACAAATATTGGTTTGTCTTCAGAATTTTTGAAAAGAAGATTGACGTTAGAGGCAGACTATTTTATAAAAGATACAAAAAATCTTGTTATTCCTGTACTTCCTATTGTTGGAACTGAAGTTAGTTATGCAAACGTAGGATCTTTAAGAAATAAAGGTTTTGAAATTGCTTTAGGATGGAAAGATAGGATAGGTGAAAACTGGGGATATAATATTAATGGAAACTTTAGCCATATTAAAAATCAAATAACTGATTTATACGGACAGGCATTCATCAATAGAGGTGAACCGGAGTTCCAGCAAAGACTTTCTGTTGGACAGCCAATTGATGCATTTTACGGATGGCAAATAACAGGAGTTTATCAAAATGCAGCAGAGATAGCAGCAGATCCAACTACAATAGGCCAAAATATTAAGCCTGGATATTTTAAATTTAAGGACATAAATGGCGACGGGAAAATTGATTCGGACGACCGTACTTATTTAGGATCTCCAGTTCCTACTTACTATTTCGGGGCTAATTTTGCTGTAAATTACAAAAATTGGGATTTATCAGTAGCAATCTACGGTCAGGGAGGTAATAAAATCTTGGCAAGAAACAGAGGAGAAGTAATTAAAACTCCAGGAAGGAATATTGATGCAGAAATTGCAATAAATCGTTGGCATGGTGAAGGCACTACTAATGAATTTCCTTCTTCAGAAGGGTATAGACAGTTGTGGAATCAAAAAATGTCAGATTTCTGGTTAGAAGATGGAGACTTTGTAAGAATTCAAAATATTCAATTAGGATATACTCTTAAAATGGAAAAACTTCCGGAAATGAGATTTACTTTTACAGCTGACAGACCTTTTTTATGGAGTAAAAGTAAAAATTTAATGAATCCTGAAGTGGGAAGTAATGGAGTGGATACCACTACATATCCTACACCTTCTGTATTTACTTTCGGGTACAGCATTAAGTTTTAA
- a CDS encoding RagB/SusD family nutrient uptake outer membrane protein → MSAFLHLEVSRVWGKVILVETPDQTQLKMKSKEEIMQWISAKMDEAIPYLPDMRPNQRGDIKGGITKYTALAIKAMANLELKNYQAVADATGAIINSGKFSLYSDFNNLFKIPGKLADENLLEVQYSDLGVASGGGSINHLWAFYGPQGWTPSVAGSNDGWGFYEPSLKYIKFMLSRGEKKRLQSSVLFTNRGINKIKEDPAFATLPTWVSNTTIEGDVINDYTRAMFASGKHYLPSNQLTAGRKDYGSNKNFIIVRYAEILLMYAEAVARGANPTAGSAVNAVNIVRNRAGLSALASVTADQVMDEKYAELGMEWGIRYYDMVRLGNTAALSYDGRTFTMDKQFLPYPLAQIDKINSIK, encoded by the coding sequence ATGAGCGCTTTTCTTCATTTGGAGGTTTCAAGGGTCTGGGGAAAAGTTATTTTGGTAGAAACACCAGATCAGACACAATTGAAAATGAAATCCAAAGAAGAGATAATGCAATGGATTTCTGCAAAAATGGATGAAGCAATACCATATTTACCAGATATGCGTCCTAATCAAAGAGGAGATATTAAAGGAGGAATTACTAAATATACCGCATTAGCAATTAAAGCTATGGCAAATCTGGAGCTTAAAAATTATCAGGCTGTTGCAGATGCCACAGGTGCGATTATCAACTCTGGGAAATTTAGTTTATATTCGGATTTTAACAATCTATTTAAAATTCCGGGCAAACTTGCAGATGAAAATTTATTGGAGGTACAGTACTCTGATTTAGGAGTTGCGAGTGGCGGTGGATCAATAAACCATTTATGGGCATTTTATGGACCTCAAGGATGGACACCATCTGTAGCAGGATCCAATGATGGTTGGGGATTTTACGAGCCTAGCTTAAAATATATTAAGTTTATGTTAAGCCGCGGTGAAAAAAAGAGATTACAATCAAGTGTGTTATTTACAAACAGAGGGATTAATAAAATTAAAGAAGATCCTGCTTTTGCAACTCTGCCTACTTGGGTATCTAATACTACTATTGAAGGTGATGTAATAAATGATTATACAAGAGCAATGTTTGCAAGTGGTAAACATTATTTGCCATCCAATCAGTTAACAGCAGGAAGAAAAGATTACGGAAGTAATAAGAACTTCATCATTGTACGTTATGCTGAAATTTTATTAATGTATGCAGAAGCAGTTGCAAGAGGAGCTAATCCTACAGCTGGTTCAGCTGTAAACGCTGTTAATATTGTTAGAAACAGAGCAGGACTAAGTGCTTTAGCTTCAGTAACTGCAGATCAGGTGATGGATGAAAAATATGCTGAGCTGGGTATGGAGTGGGGAATTCGTTATTATGATATGGTAAGACTTGGAAATACAGCTGCATTAAGTTATGATGGAAGAACATTCACTATGGATAAACAATTCTTACCTTATCCTTTAGCACAAATAGATAAAATTAATTCAATAAAATAG
- a CDS encoding LamG-like jellyroll fold domain-containing protein: MKNIIKIFLTGMVITSSLSCQDGYIDDINEVAPGNDVSAPTIQIVNPSGNLFIPSSASGANIKFQYKITDDIEIGNVDVFLDGTKIESKNSFLDYRIYNGTYSYDNLSIGSHTIKIDAKDKTGKAATQSFTFTVDKYNKKSLYETLYMPFSGGNVFTDLISTNNPSVTGSPVTVSGGYSGAAYGGGNSGYLSFPLSGLYSTDGVSFTFWYKVNSSPDRAGIITINDDSNDSNDNRKQGLRLFREGNATSQTVKLNVGVGAGESWNDGGALSVNNQWVHVAVTVSKTESKIYFDGTLVRTSSYTTPFDFSSSSNVVIGSGAPSFSYWGHNSDLSLIDEVRVYNKALTQAEVTASKLY, from the coding sequence ATGAAAAATATAATAAAAATATTTCTTACGGGTATGGTGATCACAAGTTCACTATCTTGTCAAGATGGATATATTGACGATATAAATGAAGTTGCTCCAGGTAATGATGTTTCTGCTCCGACAATACAGATTGTAAACCCTTCAGGAAATCTCTTCATTCCTTCATCAGCTTCCGGAGCAAATATAAAATTTCAGTATAAAATTACTGATGATATTGAGATAGGCAATGTTGATGTATTTTTGGATGGTACTAAAATTGAGAGTAAAAATTCATTCTTAGATTATAGAATTTATAATGGAACATATTCTTATGATAATTTATCCATTGGAAGTCATACTATTAAGATTGATGCAAAAGATAAGACTGGAAAAGCAGCAACTCAATCTTTTACATTTACTGTAGATAAATACAATAAAAAAAGTCTTTATGAGACTTTGTATATGCCTTTTTCAGGAGGTAATGTCTTTACCGATCTTATCAGTACAAACAATCCATCTGTAACGGGTAGCCCAGTTACAGTTTCTGGGGGATACTCAGGAGCTGCATATGGTGGTGGGAATTCTGGATATTTAAGTTTTCCATTGTCCGGATTATATAGTACAGATGGAGTAAGTTTTACTTTTTGGTATAAGGTGAATTCTTCTCCAGACCGTGCGGGAATTATTACAATAAATGATGACAGTAATGATTCAAATGATAATAGAAAACAAGGATTGAGATTATTTAGGGAAGGCAATGCAACATCTCAAACAGTTAAGCTTAATGTTGGAGTTGGAGCTGGTGAATCCTGGAATGATGGAGGAGCGTTATCAGTTAATAACCAATGGGTTCATGTAGCAGTTACTGTTTCTAAGACTGAATCTAAAATTTATTTTGATGGAACATTAGTGAGAACATCTTCATATACTACTCCTTTTGATTTTTCATCTAGCAGTAATGTAGTGATTGGTTCTGGTGCTCCGTCATTTTCGTATTGGGGACACAATTCTGACCTAAGTTTAATTGATGAGGTGCGAGTTTATAATAAAGCTCTAACTCAAGCTGAGGTAACGGCTAGTAAATTATACTAA
- a CDS encoding glucoamylase family protein, protein MKKNLIKISFVLSALGFITGCSNSDAPSLGETYNPNPTNNYTDAQLIEMVQKDALKYFWDYAESGSKLARERYHTDNPSQDANIVTTGGSGFGLMTILVGIKNGYISRAEAVSRLTTSLNFLQNASRFHGAWPHWINGTNGQVIPFSQKDNGGDLVETSFLAQGLICVREYFKNSSDASELAISQKADALWKGIEWNWYTQNPAAPNMLTWHWSPNYDWQMNMPLRGFDETLITYIMAAASPNYSIAKPVYQQGWARSGSIKNTGSQYGLPVVVNHNGANGTVGPMFWSHYSFLGLDPRGLSDEYVNYGDATTNHAKIMYQYCVANPKGWQGYNSKSWGLTASYSRNPNTGGDDYAAHQPNNDLGIISPTAALSSMPYTPTESMNMLRFLYNENYNKYVGVAGPYDAYSVHYNWVTPRYLAIDQGTIAPMVENYKSQFLWQLFMNAPDIKQGLIKLGFHSTQYGF, encoded by the coding sequence ATGAAAAAAAATCTAATCAAAATTAGTTTTGTTTTATCAGCTTTAGGCTTCATTACTGGCTGTTCAAATTCTGATGCTCCATCATTAGGCGAAACTTACAATCCTAATCCCACCAACAACTACACCGATGCACAACTCATCGAAATGGTACAAAAAGATGCTTTAAAGTATTTTTGGGATTATGCCGAATCGGGATCAAAATTAGCAAGAGAACGATATCACACAGATAATCCGTCTCAGGATGCAAATATTGTAACCACTGGTGGTTCAGGTTTTGGACTCATGACTATTTTAGTGGGTATTAAAAACGGATATATTTCCAGAGCTGAAGCGGTTTCCAGATTAACAACCTCTCTTAATTTCCTTCAGAATGCCAGTCGTTTTCACGGAGCATGGCCACACTGGATTAACGGTACTAACGGTCAGGTTATACCTTTCAGCCAGAAAGATAATGGAGGAGATTTGGTAGAAACTTCATTTCTTGCACAGGGACTGATCTGTGTGAGAGAATATTTTAAAAACTCTTCAGATGCTTCAGAACTGGCAATTTCTCAGAAAGCCGATGCGCTATGGAAAGGAATTGAATGGAACTGGTACACGCAAAACCCCGCAGCTCCCAATATGCTCACATGGCATTGGTCTCCTAATTACGATTGGCAAATGAATATGCCGTTAAGAGGTTTTGATGAAACATTAATTACCTATATCATGGCAGCTGCATCTCCAAATTACTCAATCGCTAAACCTGTTTATCAGCAGGGATGGGCAAGAAGCGGAAGTATAAAAAATACAGGATCTCAGTATGGATTGCCTGTTGTGGTGAATCATAATGGTGCGAATGGTACCGTAGGTCCGATGTTTTGGTCACATTATTCATTTTTGGGATTAGATCCGAGAGGTTTGTCTGATGAATATGTAAACTATGGTGATGCTACAACCAATCATGCCAAAATAATGTATCAGTACTGCGTTGCCAATCCAAAAGGATGGCAGGGTTATAATTCAAAAAGTTGGGGACTTACAGCAAGTTATTCCAGAAATCCAAATACAGGAGGAGACGATTACGCTGCACATCAGCCAAATAACGATTTAGGAATTATTTCTCCTACAGCAGCATTATCGAGTATGCCTTACACACCAACGGAAAGTATGAATATGCTCAGATTTCTGTATAATGAAAATTATAATAAATATGTAGGCGTTGCAGGACCTTACGATGCTTATTCTGTTCATTACAATTGGGTTACGCCAAGATATCTGGCAATAGATCAGGGAACGATTGCACCAATGGTAGAAAATTATAAAAGCCAGTTTTTATGGCAGTTATTTATGAATGCGCCCGATATTAAGCAGGGATTAATAAAATTAGGATTCCATTCTACACAGTATGGATTTTAA
- a CDS encoding glucoamylase family protein — MKRIILSVITISSLSVSCKNSQTSMQEASKVQIVKSNITDEQLMDKVQKDALKYFWDYAEPNSMLGRERYHEDNIYPDNDKHVVTTGGSGFGLATILVGVERGFVPKKDAVKRLTTMMDFLAKADRHKGAWSHWINGETGKTVPFGKKDNGGDLVETAFLTSGILMVREYFKNGNTEEKALAKKCDELWKGIQWNWYTKGGQKVLYWHWSPDYQWEINFPLEGYNECLITYILAASSPTYPIDVETYYKGWTRNGTYLSDKEKYGLPMYVKHNGAAEYGGPLFWAHYSYIGLDPTNLSDKLIKNYFDLNKNHVLIDYKYCVENPKNWKGYGPNYWGLTAGYSRNEDGSAGYDAHFPQNDRGVITPTAALSSFPYSPKESMDFLRFIYTQKPEFIGSAGPYDATSIHYNNWTTPRYLAIDQGTIAPMIENYRTGFLWKLFMNAPEIQQGLKKLSFKSEKYHIK; from the coding sequence ATGAAAAGGATAATACTTTCAGTCATCACTATATCATCACTCTCGGTTTCGTGTAAGAACTCACAGACTTCCATGCAGGAAGCATCAAAAGTTCAGATTGTAAAAAGCAACATCACAGATGAGCAGTTAATGGATAAGGTGCAAAAAGATGCTTTAAAGTATTTTTGGGATTATGCAGAGCCCAATTCAATGTTGGGAAGAGAACGCTATCACGAAGATAATATCTATCCGGATAATGATAAGCATGTTGTTACAACAGGAGGATCAGGATTTGGATTGGCAACCATTCTAGTCGGCGTAGAAAGAGGATTTGTCCCAAAAAAAGATGCGGTGAAAAGATTGACTACCATGATGGATTTTCTTGCAAAGGCAGATCGTCATAAAGGAGCATGGTCGCACTGGATCAATGGCGAAACTGGAAAAACAGTGCCGTTCGGCAAAAAAGACAATGGAGGAGATCTGGTAGAAACCGCTTTTTTAACTTCAGGAATTTTAATGGTTCGTGAATATTTTAAAAACGGAAACACTGAAGAAAAAGCTTTAGCCAAAAAATGTGACGAGCTTTGGAAAGGCATTCAATGGAACTGGTACACAAAAGGAGGGCAGAAAGTTCTTTACTGGCATTGGTCACCCGATTATCAGTGGGAAATTAACTTCCCGTTGGAAGGCTACAACGAATGTTTAATTACTTATATTTTAGCCGCTTCGTCACCTACTTATCCGATCGATGTCGAAACCTATTACAAAGGCTGGACAAGAAACGGAACCTACCTTTCAGATAAAGAAAAATATGGTTTGCCGATGTATGTAAAGCACAATGGCGCAGCAGAATACGGAGGACCTTTATTTTGGGCACATTATTCCTATATCGGTCTGGATCCGACAAACTTATCAGATAAATTAATCAAAAACTATTTTGATTTAAATAAAAATCATGTTCTTATTGATTACAAATATTGCGTTGAAAATCCCAAAAACTGGAAAGGATATGGACCCAATTATTGGGGATTAACAGCCGGTTATTCAAGAAATGAGGACGGAAGCGCAGGATATGATGCACATTTTCCGCAAAATGACCGTGGGGTAATTACTCCTACTGCGGCGTTGAGTAGTTTTCCCTATTCTCCAAAAGAATCAATGGATTTTTTAAGATTTATTTACACCCAAAAACCTGAATTTATTGGCTCAGCCGGGCCTTACGATGCAACGTCTATTCATTATAATAACTGGACAACGCCGAGATATCTCGCGATTGATCAGGGAACGATTGCTCCAATGATAGAAAATTACAGAACCGGATTTTTGTGGAAATTATTCATGAATGCACCTGAAATTCAGCAGGGATTGAAGAAATTAAGCTTCAAATCAGAAAAATACCATATTAAATAA
- a CDS encoding prolyl oligopeptidase family serine peptidase, producing MKYKLKYALLLPFLFSLKANAQEIKAELNKEVKRQEKISYILDFPQNAKGNVPLIVFLHGSGERGNNLEIVKAHSPFTYKNLIKEPVAILAPQCPENMWWDTVTVYNLIKEIQSKYKVDSSRIYLTGLSMGGWGTLKLAMEHPEMFAAVVPVCAPTDRVMYANIHQYKNLNMKIFHGGMDDVVLPENAFNFYQALHPVNPSAELTIFPNDNHNSWDSTYSNPKLYEWMLSKRKEK from the coding sequence ATGAAATATAAACTAAAATACGCTTTGTTGCTGCCGTTTTTATTTTCTTTAAAAGCAAATGCTCAGGAAATAAAAGCAGAGCTCAACAAAGAAGTAAAAAGACAGGAAAAAATTTCTTACATTCTGGATTTTCCTCAGAATGCAAAAGGAAACGTTCCGCTTATTGTTTTTCTTCACGGTTCCGGAGAAAGAGGCAATAATTTGGAAATCGTAAAAGCGCACAGTCCGTTTACCTATAAAAACTTAATAAAAGAACCGGTGGCAATTTTAGCACCTCAATGTCCTGAAAATATGTGGTGGGATACCGTTACCGTATATAATTTGATCAAAGAAATTCAGTCAAAATATAAAGTGGATTCTTCAAGAATTTACCTTACCGGACTTTCAATGGGAGGTTGGGGAACACTGAAACTTGCAATGGAACATCCCGAAATGTTTGCGGCGGTCGTTCCGGTTTGCGCGCCTACCGACAGAGTAATGTACGCAAACATACATCAGTACAAAAATCTGAATATGAAAATCTTTCATGGCGGAATGGATGATGTTGTTTTACCGGAAAATGCATTTAATTTTTATCAGGCACTGCATCCTGTAAATCCCTCTGCCGAATTGACAATTTTTCCAAATGACAATCATAATTCCTGGGATTCAACCTATTCCAATCCTAAATTATACGAATGGATGCTGTCAAAAAGAAAAGAGAAATAA
- the bglX gene encoding beta-glucosidase BglX, which produces MKKLIVIATLALAPVFSAQEMVTKPVQSYQTAQYQAKKKAFVDNLLSKMTLDEKIGQLNLPSSGDFTTGLAKSSDIGKKIEQGLVGGLFNIKGADKIRAVQKVAVENSRLKIPLIFGMDVIHGYETTFPIPLGLAASWDMNLVQQSARIAAKEAASDGINWTFSPMVDISREPRWGRVSEGAGEDPYLGSEVAKNMVYGYQGKDLANGTNILACVKHFALYGAGEAGRDYNTVDMSHVRMFNEYFPPYKAAVDAGVASVMASFNEVDGVPATGNRWLQTEVLRDRWNFKGFVLTDYTGINEMVDHGMGNLQEVSALALKAGIDMDMVGEGFLTTLKKSLAEGKITQAEIDMAAKRILEAKYDLGLFSDPYKFGDAKLAAKEVYNMENRNIARNVAAQSMVLMKNDNQVLPLKKSGTVAVIGPLVSNSLNMAGTWSVAAKHEKAVNLMQGLQENFGKEVKFISAKGANIDYDAKLEDIYAAHGKKTDRDNRSKEVLLKEAVDVANKADVIVLAIGESAEMSGESSSRTEITIPQSQVDLLNELKKTGKPIAVVLFTGRPLALTNIKDTPDAILNVWFAGSEAGNAISDVLFGKVNPSGKLPMTFPRSLGQVPIYYNAKNTGRPLDQKLVDKCEYQRFRSNYMDECNTPLYPFGYGLSYTKFNYSDVTVSNANPKGNQTIQASVTVTNTGNYDGAEVVQLYIRDMVGSITRPVKELKGFQKVMLKKGESKKVTFDITPENLKFYNGDLKYDWEPGEFDIMIGTNSSDVKHSKINWTK; this is translated from the coding sequence ATGAAAAAGTTAATTGTAATCGCCACTTTAGCATTGGCTCCTGTATTTTCGGCACAGGAAATGGTGACGAAACCCGTTCAGTCGTATCAGACGGCTCAATATCAGGCTAAAAAGAAAGCTTTTGTGGATAATCTTTTGTCGAAAATGACTTTAGATGAAAAAATCGGACAGCTTAATTTACCAAGTTCAGGCGATTTTACTACCGGTTTGGCTAAAAGTTCAGACATCGGAAAAAAAATCGAACAGGGTTTAGTCGGAGGACTTTTCAATATAAAAGGAGCAGATAAAATCAGAGCTGTTCAGAAAGTGGCAGTAGAAAACAGCAGGCTTAAAATTCCATTGATTTTCGGAATGGACGTCATCCACGGTTACGAAACCACTTTCCCGATTCCATTAGGATTAGCCGCTTCATGGGATATGAATTTAGTTCAGCAGTCAGCAAGAATTGCCGCTAAAGAAGCAGCTTCCGACGGAATCAACTGGACATTCTCGCCAATGGTGGATATTTCCCGTGAACCAAGATGGGGAAGGGTTTCCGAAGGAGCCGGTGAAGATCCTTACTTAGGAAGTGAAGTGGCAAAAAATATGGTTTACGGTTATCAGGGGAAAGACCTTGCCAACGGAACCAATATTCTGGCTTGCGTCAAGCACTTCGCCCTGTACGGCGCAGGTGAAGCAGGAAGAGACTACAACACAGTCGATATGAGCCACGTAAGAATGTTCAACGAATATTTTCCGCCTTACAAAGCGGCAGTAGATGCAGGAGTAGCTTCTGTAATGGCTTCTTTCAATGAAGTGGACGGAGTTCCGGCAACTGGAAACAGATGGCTGCAAACCGAAGTTTTAAGAGACAGATGGAATTTCAAAGGTTTTGTGTTAACCGATTATACCGGAATCAATGAAATGGTAGATCACGGGATGGGAAATCTTCAGGAAGTTTCCGCATTGGCTTTAAAAGCAGGTATTGATATGGATATGGTAGGTGAAGGATTCTTAACCACCCTGAAAAAATCTTTAGCAGAAGGAAAAATAACTCAGGCTGAAATCGATATGGCAGCAAAAAGAATTCTTGAGGCGAAATACGATTTAGGACTATTTTCAGATCCATATAAATTCGGAGATGCAAAACTGGCAGCAAAAGAGGTTTACAATATGGAAAACCGCAATATTGCCAGAAATGTGGCAGCACAATCCATGGTTTTGATGAAAAACGACAATCAGGTATTGCCTTTAAAGAAATCAGGAACCGTTGCCGTAATCGGACCATTGGTTAGTAACTCTCTGAACATGGCAGGAACATGGAGCGTTGCAGCAAAACATGAGAAAGCCGTTAATCTGATGCAGGGATTACAGGAAAACTTCGGCAAAGAAGTGAAATTCATTTCTGCAAAAGGAGCAAACATCGATTATGATGCAAAACTGGAAGACATCTATGCAGCGCACGGTAAGAAAACAGACAGAGATAACCGTTCAAAAGAAGTTTTATTAAAAGAAGCGGTAGATGTTGCGAACAAAGCAGATGTTATTGTTCTGGCAATCGGAGAATCTGCTGAAATGAGTGGAGAATCGTCTTCAAGAACAGAAATTACCATTCCACAGTCTCAGGTAGACCTTTTAAATGAACTAAAAAAGACAGGAAAACCAATTGCAGTAGTTCTTTTCACAGGTCGTCCTTTAGCCTTAACAAACATTAAAGATACTCCGGATGCAATTCTTAATGTCTGGTTTGCTGGCTCTGAAGCAGGAAATGCAATCTCTGATGTGCTGTTCGGAAAAGTAAATCCTTCAGGAAAACTACCGATGACTTTCCCAAGAAGTTTAGGGCAGGTTCCAATCTATTACAATGCTAAAAATACAGGACGCCCGTTAGATCAGAAGCTGGTTGATAAATGTGAATACCAGAGATTCCGTTCCAATTATATGGATGAGTGTAACACGCCGTTGTATCCTTTTGGTTATGGATTAAGCTATACAAAATTCAATTATTCTGATGTTACAGTTTCCAATGCAAATCCAAAAGGAAATCAGACCATTCAGGCATCCGTTACCGTAACGAATACCGGAAATTATGATGGAGCAGAAGTAGTTCAGCTTTATATCAGAGATATGGTAGGAAGCATTACAAGACCCGTAAAAGAACTGAAAGGCTTCCAGAAAGTGATGTTGAAAAAAGGGGAATCTAAAAAAGTTACCTTCGATATTACTCCGGAAAACCTGAAATTCTACAACGGAGATCTGAAATACGACTGGGAACCGGGTGAATTTGATATCATGATCGGAACCAACTCATCCGATGTGAAACATTCCAAAATCAACTGGACAAAATAA